A genomic window from Halorubrum lacusprofundi ATCC 49239 includes:
- a CDS encoding PrkA family serine protein kinase produces MPNRHTLERLSEEYRTNVPDDLREPRSFNWYLDALYEEPRIARNAHQRVADMFDHYGTQYDEERGVVEYALAADDPLHDGENVFYGREVHEAIHEFVNKVKSGARGLGPEKRIKLLLGPVGSGKSHFDWLVRRYFEAYTREDAGRMYTFRWVNLCSVIDDQDPGDDTVRSPMNQDPLVLIPRPQREGVIDELNERLDAPYTLRNDQHPDPASEFYLNELLAHYDDDLQRVLDNHVEVVRLVADENRRECIETFEPKDKKNQDETELTGDVNYAKLAVYGESDPRAFDYAGAFCNANRGLFSGEELLKLQREFLYDFLHASQESTIKPKNNPRIDIDQVIVGRTNMPEYREKTGDEKMEAFNDRTKRIDYPYVLEYESEAKIYEKMLNNADVPNVHVEPHALEMAGLFGVLTRLEEPADETVSLLDKAKVYNGELEDEEIDRRKLREDAAESADVGEGMDGISARFVGDEIAEAIMDATHRDRSYLSPLSVFDHFEANLGGHGSIAEADLDRYERLLETVREEYRERAIEDVRHALAYDVDELRRQGEKYMDHVMAYIDDATVDDELTGRETEPDETFLRAVEEQLDVPSDRKDDFRQEVSNWVSRRAREGRGFDPRENDRLRRALERKLWEDKKHNINFSALVSATDLDDEERSAWVDALVDRGYSEDGAAEVLEYAGAAVARSEIENGGD; encoded by the coding sequence ATGCCAAACCGACACACGCTCGAACGGCTCAGCGAGGAGTACCGGACGAACGTCCCGGACGATCTCCGGGAACCCCGCTCGTTCAACTGGTACCTCGACGCGCTGTACGAGGAGCCGCGGATCGCGCGGAACGCTCACCAGCGCGTCGCGGACATGTTCGACCACTACGGCACCCAATACGACGAGGAACGCGGCGTCGTCGAGTACGCGCTCGCCGCGGACGACCCCCTCCACGACGGCGAGAACGTCTTCTACGGCCGAGAGGTCCACGAGGCGATCCACGAGTTCGTCAACAAGGTGAAATCCGGCGCTCGGGGCCTCGGACCCGAAAAGCGGATCAAGCTTCTGCTCGGTCCTGTCGGCTCCGGTAAGTCGCATTTCGACTGGCTGGTCCGTCGGTACTTCGAGGCGTACACCCGCGAGGACGCCGGTCGGATGTACACCTTCCGCTGGGTGAACCTCTGTTCGGTGATCGACGATCAGGACCCCGGCGACGACACCGTGCGCTCGCCGATGAACCAGGACCCGCTCGTGCTCATCCCGCGCCCCCAGCGCGAGGGCGTGATCGACGAGCTCAACGAGCGGCTCGACGCACCCTACACCCTCCGAAACGACCAACACCCGGACCCGGCCTCGGAGTTCTACCTGAACGAACTGCTCGCGCACTACGACGACGACTTACAGCGGGTCCTCGACAACCACGTCGAGGTCGTCCGGCTCGTCGCCGACGAGAACCGCCGGGAGTGCATCGAGACGTTCGAGCCGAAAGACAAGAAGAACCAGGACGAAACGGAACTCACCGGCGACGTCAACTACGCGAAGCTCGCCGTCTACGGCGAGTCAGATCCACGCGCGTTCGACTACGCCGGCGCGTTCTGTAACGCCAACCGCGGGCTGTTCTCCGGGGAGGAACTACTCAAACTGCAGCGAGAGTTCCTCTACGATTTCCTCCACGCCTCTCAGGAGTCGACGATCAAGCCGAAGAACAACCCCCGGATCGACATCGATCAGGTGATCGTCGGGCGGACGAACATGCCGGAGTACCGCGAGAAGACCGGCGACGAGAAGATGGAGGCGTTCAACGACCGCACCAAGCGGATCGACTACCCCTACGTGTTGGAGTACGAGAGCGAGGCGAAAATCTACGAGAAGATGCTCAACAACGCCGACGTGCCCAACGTCCACGTCGAGCCGCACGCCTTGGAGATGGCCGGCCTCTTCGGCGTTCTCACCCGCTTAGAGGAGCCGGCCGACGAGACGGTGAGCCTCCTCGATAAGGCGAAGGTGTACAACGGCGAGCTAGAAGACGAGGAGATCGACCGTCGGAAGCTCCGCGAGGACGCCGCCGAATCCGCCGACGTGGGCGAGGGGATGGACGGGATCTCCGCCCGATTCGTCGGCGACGAGATCGCCGAGGCGATCATGGACGCCACCCACCGCGACCGCAGCTACCTCTCGCCGCTGTCCGTCTTCGACCACTTCGAGGCGAACCTCGGCGGCCACGGCTCGATCGCGGAAGCGGACCTCGACCGCTACGAGCGGCTCTTAGAGACCGTCCGCGAGGAGTACCGCGAGCGCGCCATCGAAGACGTGCGCCACGCGTTGGCGTACGACGTTGACGAGCTCCGCCGGCAGGGTGAGAAGTACATGGACCACGTGATGGCGTACATCGACGACGCCACCGTCGACGACGAGCTCACCGGCCGCGAGACCGAGCCGGACGAGACGTTCCTGCGCGCGGTCGAAGAGCAGCTCGACGTGCCCTCCGATCGCAAGGACGACTTCCGACAGGAGGTGTCGAACTGGGTCTCCCGGCGCGCTCGCGAGGGGCGCGGCTTCGACCCGCGGGAGAACGACCGACTCCGGCGCGCGCTCGAACGCAAGCTGTGGGAGGACAAGAAGCACAACATCAACTTCTCGGCGCTGGTCTCCGCGACCGACCTCGACGACGAGGAGCGGAGCGCGTGGGTCGACGCCTTGGTCGACCGCGGCTACTCCGAGGACGGCGCCGCGGAGGTGCTGGAGTACGCGGGCGCGGCCGTCGCCCGCTCCGAGATCGAAAACGGCGGGGACTGA
- a CDS encoding DUF444 family protein, translated as MGLTEDRERFREVGEKRREDLAEFISHGDLGGSDPDRVRIPVKIVDLPEFKYDRREAGGVGQGESGQPQPGQPVEPKSDGDEEGDPGEEGGEHEYYEMDPEEFARELDEELGLDLEPKGKRVVEEMEGDYTDTARAGPRGTLDVDEFFKRGLKRHLATDFDEDYVREGLHVAGADVDDVFAWARNQGIPVSRAWIADAAATAADEHGEPVEALDRWVSFDALDEDIDREPATHRIRREGLDSVPFRREDERFRHPEVIEKRERNVVVVNVRDVSGSMRETKRELVERVFTPMDWYLTGKYDAAEFRYVVHDAEAWEVDRGEFFGIQSGGGTRISSAYELVAEILEEYPYSEWNRYVFAAGDSENAGSDTTESVMPLMESIDANLHAYVETQPGGAAPNARHADEVEEALGNTGNIAVARVSEPGDVTDAIYEILSTEAEGDGAATAGEAASGLTDGGERR; from the coding sequence GTGGGACTGACCGAGGACCGCGAGCGGTTCCGCGAGGTGGGTGAGAAGCGCCGCGAGGATCTCGCGGAGTTCATCAGCCACGGCGATCTGGGCGGCTCCGACCCCGACCGAGTTCGTATCCCGGTGAAGATCGTCGATCTCCCCGAGTTCAAGTACGACCGCCGCGAGGCCGGCGGCGTCGGGCAGGGGGAGAGCGGACAGCCCCAGCCCGGCCAGCCGGTCGAACCAAAGTCCGACGGCGATGAGGAGGGGGACCCGGGCGAGGAAGGCGGCGAGCACGAGTACTACGAGATGGACCCGGAGGAGTTCGCGCGCGAGCTCGACGAGGAGCTGGGACTCGACCTCGAACCGAAGGGGAAACGAGTCGTTGAGGAGATGGAAGGCGATTACACCGACACTGCCCGCGCCGGCCCGCGGGGGACCCTCGACGTCGACGAGTTCTTCAAGCGCGGGCTGAAGCGCCACCTCGCGACCGACTTCGACGAGGATTACGTCCGCGAAGGACTCCACGTCGCCGGCGCGGACGTCGACGACGTGTTCGCATGGGCGCGCAACCAAGGGATTCCCGTCTCGCGGGCGTGGATCGCCGACGCGGCTGCGACCGCGGCGGACGAGCACGGCGAGCCCGTCGAAGCGCTCGACCGGTGGGTGAGCTTCGACGCGCTCGACGAGGATATCGACCGCGAGCCCGCCACTCATCGGATTCGCCGGGAGGGGCTCGACAGCGTCCCCTTCCGCCGAGAAGACGAGCGCTTCCGTCATCCCGAGGTGATCGAGAAGCGCGAGCGCAACGTCGTCGTGGTGAACGTCCGTGACGTGTCCGGCTCGATGCGCGAGACGAAACGCGAGCTGGTCGAGCGGGTGTTCACCCCGATGGACTGGTACCTGACCGGGAAGTACGACGCCGCGGAGTTCCGCTACGTCGTCCACGATGCAGAAGCGTGGGAGGTCGACCGCGGCGAGTTCTTCGGGATCCAGTCGGGCGGAGGCACCCGGATCTCCAGCGCCTACGAGCTGGTCGCGGAGATCCTCGAAGAGTACCCCTACAGCGAGTGGAACCGCTACGTGTTCGCCGCCGGCGACTCCGAGAACGCCGGCAGCGACACGACCGAGTCGGTGATGCCGCTGATGGAGTCGATCGACGCCAACCTCCACGCGTACGTGGAGACGCAGCCGGGCGGCGCCGCGCCGAACGCCCGTCACGCCGACGAGGTGGAAGAGGCGCTCGGCAACACGGGCAACATCGCCGTCGCCCGCGTCTCGGAGCCGGGCGACGTCACCGACGCCATCTACGAGATCCTCAGTACCGAAGCCGAAGGCGACGGCGCCGCGACCGCCGGCGAGGCGGCAAGCGGGCTGACCGACGGAGGTGAGCGCCGATGA
- a CDS encoding VOC family protein — protein sequence MSDDIPAPVTPERPDAPFHTTGTDHVTVWGSNEADTIAFYRDLLGMPLVLRQPNLDDPSQTHLFFDTGDGRILTFFVSDDRPSARGQRAGTGAVHHLCFSVDPDEYEDIMSALEDAGKGYNVFDRGIFHSIYTQDNNGLVIELSSDKYEIPDDRKGEVLATAQRLREEDGADFAKDRHMEAALEELGLPVNKYDLPDADAGVGV from the coding sequence ATGAGCGACGACATCCCGGCTCCCGTCACGCCGGAGCGTCCGGACGCACCGTTCCATACCACCGGAACCGACCACGTTACCGTTTGGGGAAGCAACGAGGCCGACACGATCGCGTTCTACCGCGACCTACTTGGCATGCCGCTCGTCCTCCGCCAGCCCAATCTCGACGACCCCTCGCAGACGCACCTATTCTTCGACACCGGTGACGGGCGAATCCTGACGTTCTTCGTGAGCGACGACCGCCCCTCGGCTCGTGGCCAGCGCGCCGGCACCGGCGCAGTCCACCACCTCTGTTTCAGCGTCGATCCCGACGAGTACGAAGATATCATGTCGGCGCTGGAGGATGCTGGGAAAGGGTACAACGTGTTCGATCGAGGGATCTTCCACTCGATCTACACGCAGGACAACAACGGCCTCGTCATCGAACTCTCGTCGGACAAGTACGAGATCCCGGACGATCGCAAGGGCGAGGTGCTCGCGACTGCCCAGCGGCTCCGTGAGGAGGACGGTGCCGACTTCGCGAAGGATCGTCACATGGAGGCCGCCTTGGAGGAGCTCGGGCTCCCGGTGAACAAGTACGATCTGCCGGATGCCGACGCGGGCGTCGGCGTATGA
- a CDS encoding alpha/beta hydrolase, translating into MSRGPLHTGDDPHADEELVTAGTDIEAADAAVVLVHGRGATARSIVEFGTEVAGDYDIALSPAASPPAVRETSGLSLLAPQAAANTWYPNSFLAPVADNEPGRSSGLRAIGRAVETATDAGIPAECVLVGGFSQGACLASEFVARNPSQYGGLAALSGGLIGESIDLDDYVSHAAAAVDGDPADALAGTPAFLGCSDVDPHIPEERVHETADVLAALGGNVETRIYEGMGHGINEEETASVSEMVANLT; encoded by the coding sequence ATGAGCCGCGGACCCCTGCATACGGGCGACGACCCGCACGCCGACGAGGAGCTGGTGACCGCCGGCACCGACATCGAGGCGGCGGACGCCGCCGTCGTCCTCGTCCACGGTCGTGGCGCGACCGCGCGGAGCATCGTCGAGTTCGGGACGGAGGTCGCAGGCGACTACGATATCGCGCTCTCGCCGGCGGCTTCGCCGCCGGCTGTCAGAGAGACCTCCGGTCTCTCACTACTCGCGCCGCAGGCGGCGGCGAACACGTGGTACCCGAACTCCTTCCTCGCTCCGGTCGCGGACAACGAACCCGGCCGGAGTTCCGGTCTGCGTGCCATCGGCCGCGCAGTCGAGACCGCGACGGACGCAGGGATTCCGGCCGAGTGCGTCCTCGTTGGTGGCTTCTCGCAGGGCGCCTGTCTCGCGAGCGAGTTCGTTGCGCGAAATCCGTCGCAATACGGTGGGCTCGCGGCACTGAGCGGCGGGCTGATCGGCGAGTCGATCGATCTCGACGATTACGTCTCCCACGCGGCGGCCGCGGTCGACGGGGACCCCGCCGACGCGCTCGCGGGAACGCCGGCGTTTCTCGGGTGCAGTGATGTCGACCCGCACATCCCCGAAGAGCGGGTCCACGAGACGGCCGACGTGCTTGCGGCGCTCGGTGGCAATGTCGAGACCCGGATCTACGAGGGGATGGGTCACGGGATCAACGAGGAGGAGACGGCGTCCGTCTCCGAGATGGTCGCGAACCTGACGTAG
- a CDS encoding SpoVR family protein, whose product MRDERVEAKREAESLGVPAAEARALAERLGLEPYPVRYWIVDHDEMNELIAYGGFQRRYPHWRWGMNYERQSKLDRHGLGKAFEIVNNDDPSHAFLQESNSPADQKAVITHVEAHADFFANNRWFGLYADRGKGGPNAAARLERNADRIAAIADRPEVDRDEVERLIDAVSALEDTIDQHSPADAARSVDEPGVDEDVNGPDDDPLAAIEERIAELDLSEEVRRDVFDDEWLEARGEGVEPEEPRPDVLAFLRDYGKRYDPESGKAVDREPWETTVIDALREEAYYFAGQKSTKVMNEGWATYWESVMMGGEGFADPDEFLTYADHMSRVLGSPGLNPYKLGFELWTHVELRAARRDVIDKLLRIEGVTPENFHSRIDLDEVAAALEPHPAIAGAGPATLDELAELAADRDPRVDAEAVDRALSARDGESPGTDSDAGPDSGPDIERYPWKLLTREGLAERHYVLSRPEHRNSLRNVSRETLTEQARYMFDVDRYATVDEALADVDRATGWDRMLEVRESHNDVTFIDAFLTDEFVREGNYFTYEYSRATEQHRVASVDADDVRKKLLLRFTNFGKPTVVVLDGNFRNRGELLLGHRYNGVALDEESARETLKRVFELWGRPANLATIRVEYSDEAIRRAMRRGTEPEGKEVGVRFQYDGGEVTEHDLDPEIKARIAADEIDYDTKPDDWLA is encoded by the coding sequence ATGAGGGACGAGCGAGTCGAAGCGAAACGCGAGGCGGAGTCGCTCGGAGTACCGGCGGCGGAAGCGCGCGCGCTCGCCGAACGGCTCGGGCTGGAGCCGTACCCGGTGCGGTACTGGATCGTCGACCACGACGAGATGAACGAACTGATCGCGTACGGCGGCTTCCAGCGGCGGTACCCCCACTGGCGGTGGGGAATGAACTACGAGCGGCAGTCGAAGTTGGATCGCCACGGGCTCGGGAAGGCGTTCGAGATCGTCAACAACGACGATCCGAGCCACGCGTTTCTCCAGGAGTCGAACTCGCCCGCCGACCAGAAGGCGGTGATAACCCACGTCGAGGCCCACGCGGACTTCTTCGCGAACAACCGGTGGTTCGGCCTGTACGCCGACCGCGGCAAGGGCGGACCGAACGCCGCGGCGCGGCTGGAGCGCAACGCCGACCGGATCGCGGCGATCGCCGATCGTCCGGAGGTCGACCGCGACGAGGTCGAGCGCCTGATCGACGCTGTGAGCGCGCTGGAGGACACGATCGACCAGCACAGCCCGGCCGACGCCGCGCGGTCGGTCGACGAACCGGGAGTCGACGAGGACGTGAACGGCCCTGACGACGATCCGCTCGCGGCGATCGAAGAGCGGATCGCGGAGCTGGACCTCTCCGAAGAGGTGCGTCGTGACGTGTTCGATGACGAGTGGCTCGAAGCCAGAGGCGAGGGCGTCGAGCCGGAGGAGCCGCGCCCGGACGTGCTCGCGTTCCTGCGTGATTACGGGAAGCGGTACGACCCGGAGAGCGGAAAGGCGGTCGACCGCGAGCCGTGGGAGACGACCGTCATCGACGCGCTTCGCGAGGAGGCGTACTACTTCGCGGGCCAGAAGTCGACGAAGGTGATGAACGAGGGGTGGGCAACATATTGGGAGTCAGTCATGATGGGTGGCGAGGGGTTCGCCGATCCCGACGAGTTCCTCACGTACGCCGACCACATGTCCCGGGTGCTCGGATCGCCCGGGCTCAACCCCTACAAGCTCGGGTTCGAGCTGTGGACCCACGTGGAGTTGCGGGCCGCCCGTCGCGACGTGATCGACAAGCTGCTTCGGATCGAGGGAGTGACGCCAGAGAATTTCCACTCGCGGATCGACCTCGATGAGGTCGCCGCAGCGCTCGAACCTCATCCCGCGATCGCGGGGGCGGGACCGGCGACGCTCGACGAACTGGCCGAGCTCGCCGCCGACCGCGACCCGCGTGTCGACGCCGAGGCGGTCGACCGGGCGCTGTCGGCGCGGGACGGAGAGAGTCCGGGAACCGACAGCGACGCTGGCCCCGACTCCGGCCCGGACATCGAGCGCTACCCGTGGAAGCTGCTCACGCGCGAGGGCCTCGCGGAGCGACACTACGTCCTCTCGCGGCCGGAGCATCGGAACTCTCTCCGGAACGTCTCGCGGGAGACGTTAACCGAGCAAGCGCGGTACATGTTCGACGTCGATCGATATGCGACGGTCGACGAGGCGCTCGCCGACGTGGATCGTGCGACGGGCTGGGACCGGATGCTCGAAGTCCGCGAGAGCCACAACGACGTAACGTTCATCGACGCGTTCCTCACCGACGAGTTCGTGCGCGAGGGGAACTACTTCACCTACGAGTACAGTCGGGCGACCGAACAGCACCGCGTCGCCAGCGTCGACGCCGACGACGTGCGGAAGAAGCTTCTGTTGCGGTTCACGAACTTCGGGAAGCCCACGGTCGTCGTACTCGACGGCAACTTCCGGAACCGAGGCGAACTCCTCTTGGGCCACCGGTACAACGGGGTCGCTCTCGACGAGGAATCGGCGAGAGAGACGCTGAAGCGCGTCTTCGAGCTGTGGGGGCGGCCGGCGAACCTCGCGACGATCCGCGTCGAGTACTCCGACGAGGCGATCCGCCGCGCCATGCGGCGGGGCACCGAACCGGAGGGAAAAGAGGTCGGCGTGCGCTTCCAGTACGACGGCGGCGAGGTGACCGAACACGACCTCGATCCGGAGATCAAAGCGCGGATCGCGGCCGACGAGATCGACTACGACACGAAACCCGACGACTGGCTGGCGTGA